From Kitasatospora sp. MAP12-44:
CCCTGACCGGTGGCGCCCTTGAGCACCAGACCTGGACCGCCAAGGCCGGTTGGAGCTATCTCAACTCCCCGCCCGGTGGCGCCACCAACGTCACCGCGATCTCCGCGGCTGGACTCAACGACGGCTCCGCGCAGTTCATGTCGGTCGTCGGCGGGGTCGAGTACCACCAGATCCGCAACGCCGACGGCACCTGGGGCGGCTACAACATGCTCGGCAACTCCGGGGTCACCGCCGTCGCCGCAGCGGCCCTGCCCAATGGCAGCACGCAGTTCCTGTCCGTCGTCGGCACGGTCGAATACCACCAGATCCGCAACGCCGACGGCACCTGGAGCGCCTTCGGCCTGCTCGGCAACTCCGGCGTCACCGCCGTCTCGGCGGCCGGCGACGCTGACGGGAGCACCCAGTTCCTCTCGGTGAGCGGCGCCACCGTCCACTGGCAGATGCGCAACCCCGACGGCACCTGGAGTGCCTACACCCCGCTGCCCAGCTCGGTGAGCGCTGCGACCATCGCCGGCTACCCCGGCGCAACCGCGAGCAACGGCTGGGACAACACCACCCAGCTCATGACGATCGACTGACGCTAGACCGCACCACCTGATCCGTCCCCAGGGCCGGGCGCTCCCCCAGGAGCGCCCGGCCCGTTTCTGTGTACTAGCAGAGCCGGCAAGGGCGGACTGCCGCGGCGAGGGCGGCTCGGTCCTCCTGCCGCTGCGCGGTCACGGGCTGTGGTGCCGCAGGCTGCGCTACCACGGGCTGCGGCGGCGTCTGCGGCGGCGCGGGTACGGTCCCGGACAGTGTCCTCGGCCATGCGGCGTGCCCGGGAACTACGGCTGCTGGCCGCTCGCCATGCGCCCTAGCCCCGGTGCGGGTCACCGGATCCGGGTGGTGCGGGGTCACCGTCCCCCGGCGATCATGGCGGCATGGACCTGGCATCCGCCCCGTACCTGATCCGGATCAACGGACACCTCGGCGCCACCGTACTGTCGGCGTTCCCGGCGCTGGCGCCGCGGCGGCACGGCGCCCAGACTGTGCTCATCGGCCTGCTGGACCGGTCGGCGCTGTACGGCGTGCTGGCCGAGATCGAGGCGCTCGGCCTGGACCTGCTGGAGATCCGAAAGCTCACCCCACAGCTCACCTCAGCAGAACCGGGTCACCGCAGCCATGAAGGATCAATCCACAGGAGACCATGATGACCACCACAGCCCCGACGCCGGGCCGGTATGACATCGATGTCCTGCGTTCCCAGATCAGCTTCACCACCAAGCACCTGTTCGGGCTCGGCACGGTCCGCGGCAGCTTCCGGCTGCGCGGCGGCACCGTCTCCCTCGCCGAGCCGCTGACCGCGAGCCGCGTGGACGCCGTCGCGGACGCGGCGAGTTGCGACACCGGCAACAAGAACCGGGACCGCCAAGTCCTGTCCAAGACGCTGCTGGACACCGCCGGCTACCCGGACATCGTCTTCACCTCCACCGGGGCCGCACAGGACGAGACCGGCGGGTGGACGCTCCAGGGACTGCTCACCGCGCGCGGTGTCCGAGCACCCGTCACCTTCACCGTGGCGAAGGCCGAAGTCGACGGGGAGGAGATCGCGGTGGAGGCCACCGCGACCGTCGACCGCTACGCCCACGGCGTCACCAAGCTCAAGGGCTTGGCCGCGCGGCGCCTGCAGTTGACGGCGACCGTCCGCGCCCGACGCACCGACGACGGTCCCGCCTAGCTGCTCAGGCCCGGCGGCGGGCGGCGATGCCGGCGGCGGCTGCGCCGAGCAGGAGTGCCGTGCCGACCGGCGAGGCCCAGGGGTGGCGGCCGAACAGGGCCAGGCCGCTCATGACGACGGCGAGCGCGGCCGACGAGGACGCCGCGGCCCACAGCCATTCCCGGTTCAGGAGGGCGAAGACGGCGCGCACTGCGCAGAGTGCGGCCACCAACCCCACTGCCAGGGTGATCACTTGACGATCAGCTCATGGACCGCACCCATGATGAGCGCGATGGATCCCAACACGATCGCGATCCAGCCGGCGAGCAGGAACATGCCCTGCTGCGCGTGTCGTCGCGCACCAGCGTGCTCGAGTGACCGCCCAGGTTGATGACGGCGTTCTGCCCCGCCCAGCACTGGTCACCGGAGTTGGTGATGCCGTCCTTCGCGCAGGACTGGTAGCTGCGCTCGATGAACCCGGGCTGGTAGTCCCAGCCCTCGCCCACCCAGGACGCCTGCGCGTTCTGCGAGGAGGTCTTGCCGTCCACCGACGAGGAGTTGTAGGACAGCGACACCGACGGTGCGGTACCGCCGAGCGCCGGCGGCACCTGGATCGGGTACGAGTAGGTGAAGCTGCCGATGTTGGTTCCGGCACCCCAGGAATCCGACGGCGAGAGCGGTGAGGCCGTGTAGGTGCCCGTGGTACCGGACAGCGCGGTCGTGGCCGCCAGCACCATCGGCGTCGCGGTCGGAGCCGATGCCTGGACGAAGCTCGCCTGCGTCACCACACCGGCCTTCGCGGCCGGGGTCGCGGCGGGGAGGGTGACCTCGGCGGTCAGCACGCCCATCTTCGGGTCCACGCTCGACGCCACCGGCGTCTGCCGGCGACATTCCGCCGCCTGCGGCGTCGTCAGCGCACAGGCCGGCAGCGCCACCAGACGCGTGCGGTCCTCGTTCACCGAGTCCTGCAGTGCCCTCAGGTCCAACGCGAGCTTGACCGTGCCACCCGTGCCACCCACGACAGCGGCGGTGTCGGTCAGCGCGATCACCGGACCGGTCGTACCCGCCGCCTTGCCCTGGGCGCTGTCGGTCACCTGGACCGTGACCGCATGCCCGGCGTCACCGCTCCCGGCGGCCACCTTGACGGGCAACTGCCCGGCCTGCACGGCGGCCCCGCCCAGCGTCACCGTCGTCGAACCCGACGGCGCGGAGGGCGCCGAGGGCTTGTACGTCCCCGGCACCGGGAACGCCGGAGCCTTCGGTGCCGACGGCACCACGTTCTTGCCCTTCACCGACTTCTGCGACACCAGAGGCGTCGTCGGCGTCCACACATTCCCATGCGGCCGATGAGCCGCCAACGCCGAGGCGTCCGGCACCGCCAACAGGCTCGACAACAACACCCACAGGAGCATGAAAATGCTCAACCGTCGGTGTCTGCCCCCCCGCGACCATTGCCCCGCTGGCGTCTCCGTGCGCCATGGACCCACGTCGGTCTCCCGATCAGTCAATATCTCTTCACAAGTTCACAATTGAGCACCTAAGAAAATGTTAAGGACGCACGATTCGAGCAGATCATACGGAAAGGGACATGCTGACCAACCGTCGGATGGATCGTTATCGGATCGCAGCCACGAAATACCCCCCATGCGAGAGACGCGCATGTCTCACCGTCAACAAAAATGTGACCGGTCGACAGGGGAGATAAATGACGCGATGTCATATCGCTTAGAGGGAAACGCCGCTGCACAGAATTGCCGAGCCGTCATTGTTTAGACTCCACCCCATGACCACCACCGAAGCACCGACCGGAGAGCAGCCGTTCAGCAGGATCAAGGTCCGGGTCACCGGGCTGGTCTTCTGCGGCACCGAAGTCGCGCTGCTGCGCCGCACCCGCGAGGACAAGGGCACGGTCCACTACACGACCATCGGCGGCATCCTCTGCCGGCTCAGCTCCCCGCAGAGCCCACTCCCGGCATTCGAGCTGGAACCGATCACCGACGCGAACTACACCTGGATCTGATGCGTGTGTGACGGATCAAGGAAAAAGCCCCTCCCTCGCCGGTCAGCGAGGTGAGGGGCGGACGAGTCGGCCTGTACGCCGGGTTCTTCCACCGTAGCGGTGCCGCAAGGGTGGACCGGGGTTGAGCTGCGAGAACAGCTCACTGAGGATCACTCGGGTTGACCGTGGCTCACGCCGCAGCTTTCCCAGGATTTCCCAGGATCAGCGCACGTCCGGGGCACTGTCACCCCGATCACTCGTAGCAGCAGCAAGAGCCCCCAGGGGTCTGTACACCCCTGAAGGCTCTGACTGGTACTGCGAGGGGTGAAGATCCCCTTCTCCACCCCTGTAAGACTGCGAATCCCAGGGGTAAGAGGGCCAGGCCAGCGGACGGCCAAGCGATCCCCATGGTGCCAGATTTCTCGCCCGATGGAGAGCCGAACAGCTCCATCAAGGGTGCGCACGAGGCGTACCACTCCCCCGACATCTGCGGCTGCGCGCTACGCGGGCATCCCGCGTGCAGTCGCCTCTCCTGCTGCAGGTCAACCCCGCTCGCCGACACGAGCGCCTCGTTCACGCAAGCAAGCGGGGCTCGGCGGTGACCGCGTGAGCGCGGCGCAGACCGAGGGAACGGCCACCGCTCGCCGCCGGCCCGGTACCCCGCTGGGATACGACTTCGCCCCGCTCCCCTCCACCCTGGTCTTCGACCAGCGGGCCAGCGATGCCGTCCGGACCTGGTGGACGTACGTCAACCGTGTCAGCAAGGGCGAGAACGCCCTTGAGATGCCGTGGAGGGACTTCGCCGAGAAGTGCGGCCGTGACCGCCAGTGGGTCAAGACCTGGGGCCACAAGGCGCACAACCTCGGCTGGGCCACGATCACCGAGATGCCCGGTGGGGCGAACCTGATCGTCCTGCACGCCGATCTTGGGGCCCACGTCGAGCACCGGTCGATGGCCGGTGGCGAACGGGCGTTCTTCACCCACACCGACGACGCCACCGTGCCCGCCCGCGCTGCCCGCAAGGCTGCCGCCGAGCCTGTGGATAACCCTGTTGGCGATGCCGTGCCGGTGATCCCTTCGTCGGCGCTGAGGAGGATGAGAGCTCACCCGACCCCGGATGAGAAATCATCCGCCCTCTCGCCTGGGGGAAAGCCAGGCTCTCTACCGCGTGCGTATGCACGCACACGCGAAGAGCGCGCACACGGAGACATGCACTGCGGCGCGGGCGAGGCTGTGGATCAGGTCGAGCAGCCGGTGAAGCTGGCGCGGGGTCAGAAGCCGGTCCTCGCCGAGCCGAAGCCGATGCGGGCTCTGCCCCAGCGGCCGGTGGTCTCCCCCTCCGTGCTGGAGATCGACATGGAGCTGAAGAAGCGCGGGCTGCTGGTCTCGACCGCCAACCTGACCGACGGCGACCAGGCGCTGATTGCCGAGCTGCTCGGCATCCTCGGTGCGGAGCAGATGGCTTGGGTCGCCTCGGTGGTCACCCGCGCCGCCGTCGCCGAGGGCAAGGGACCGGCTCGGCACATCCGGGCTTACTTCGAGACCTGGACCAGCCGAGCCCCTGTCTACCAGCCTGCGGAGCGCCCGGCCGCCGCAGCCAGGTGCCGCGTCCACCTTGGCACCGCGCTGCCCTGCGGCCTCTGCGCCACCGCCCACCGATCCGACCAGATCGAGCGCGTTCCGATTCCGGAATCCCTGCCGGCCGAGGTCGGCCCAACTGGCGAGGCTGCCCGCGCCGCCGCACTCGAACAGGCCCGCGCTGCCGCGAAGGACACCACCGATCGCCGGGCCCTCCGTGCGCGCGCAACTCGCGAGACCCAAGAGTCCGGCCCCATCGAGTTCGAGGTCAGGGCCGGCGCTCGCCGCGCCCTGGACATCTGGGCGGCCGCGATGGACCCGCTCCCGCAGCACGACGTGTTCGATCCCGAGAGCTACCGCCCGAACGGCAACCCGTTCTGGTGATCACGAAGGCTCCCGACATGGGACAGCAGAAGACCCCCGCCGCAGAGTTCACAGCGAGGGCCTGGCGGACGGCTGGCTCAGGAGTTCTCCGACTCGGCCGGCGGGGAGGCGCCGGCGGGTTCGAGGACCGTCTTCGCCTGCTCGTACCAGTCCACCGGGACGGCGACGCCTGCGGGCCCGCCATGTCGGCGAATGCGGACGTGAGCCCCATCGAACTGGACCCGACGCATCAACTCAGCGTACTGGGCTCGCAGTTCATCCACAGTGGGCGGGCCATCCTCTGGCGCCGGACCGTTCACTTCGGCCACGGCACGGGCGTACCAGTCCATCGGAACGAAGACGATCGCCGGTCGATTGCGGCGCGTAACGGTGACCGGGACCTTCTCCAGCTGGACCAGGTCGAGGACCGGGCCGAGCGCCCTGGGCACAGCCGCCATCTTGAACGTCTCCATGGCGGAATCGTACGGGTCCGCTTCCTTCCTTGAGAATCCTTGCACTTCCTTGCTTTTCCATGCCATGCTCTGTCCCGGAACGAACAAGCCCAACGTCGTTGAACAAGACCGGACTTGAGACTCAATCAGCAGCTTGACCAGCACAGATGCAGGCGTCCGGAAGCCGTAGCAGTGCGGCCAGGGAAGCGCAGTTCCTTGTCAACTGAATCGGCATCGCGCCCGAACCACCCGCTGCCATCGGCGGGGAAGGCGGAGTCCGCAGGTGCCACGAGATCAGATGATCTTCCGCTCAGCTCGGTGTATCTACCGAGCCGGAGCAGTGGGCCTTCCGCCCAACGAAACGGCCCTCGACCCGGTGTCTTCAGCACCGAACCGAGGGCCTCCGAGCGATCCCCCTACGACCAGGGAGAACGACGTGAAAACCACGGTACAGCCCAAGATTCCGCCCATCATCAAGAACCCGGCGAAGGCCGTCGGCAAGAGCGTGCTGCACATCCTGCTCGGCAAGGCCGGTGCCTGATGCTCAACTTCGGCAGTAAGAACCAGGGTAGTGGTCAACAGCTCCGCGCCGCAGCCGTGATGACGACCGCCCGCGCCGGACAGGCGTGGGCGGGCCGGGGGCGCAGGGGTGACTACCTGCTCCCCCGGTACGGCACCACGAAGCCGAAGCTGGGGTGGCTCTCGTGACGGCCGCAAGCAGGACGACCGGCAACCACGTGCTGCCCGGCCTGCTGGAGGAGCTGGGCCTGGACGGCACGATCGAGGCGGCTGGCCAGCTCGCCCAGATTCCCGCCGCGCTGCTCCAACTCTCCTTCAGCGCTGGCTCGGACGTGACCCTCCCCGAGGGCGTGGCTGCCCGGCTGCTGGAGGTGTCCGAGTGAGCGACATCTTGCGCAACCACGCGGGCAACTACACCCACCGCCGCTCCGAGGACTTCGCGGCCGAGGTGGACGACCGGGCCGAGCCCGAGCCGCAGCGCGACCAATCGGCCGAGGAGAGCGACCAACTGTGAGCAACCACATGCACTTCACCGCGCCGGAGGGGCGGGAGGCCGAGGCCACCACCCTTGATGGGCAGCTACACACCGCCGACACGGCCGCCGCGCTGGTTGCGCCGAGCCTGCCCGAGGACGAGATCGCCGACATCCTCGGCACCTCCCGCGAGCTGGTGCCGATGGCCGATGTGAACGCCGCTCGCGCCGTGCTGGTCAGGAACCTGCTGGCCGCCCGGAGGGCTGCCGCCCGCAAGGAGAAGCAGAGGTGACGGCCGAGAAGCCCGACCCCGTGAAGATCGCCTACGAGGCTGCCGAGGCGATCCGCCAACTCAACCACGTCACCTTGAACGAGTGCCTCCCGGCCCCGAGGATCAGCGCGACCATGCAGGCGCTGGTGGTGATGCTCGATCGCCTCCCCCAGCTGTTCGAGCAGTTGGCCCATCAGCTCCAGCAGCGCCAGGCCGAGGGCAAGGTCGTGATGGACACCCGGGAGGACCCGGCCATCGTCGTCGCCGAGGTGCTCGCCCAACTCGCCGACGCGAAAGCCATTGCCGAGCCTGCGCACTACAGCGCCTACGGCACCCCGGCCGGAGCGCTCAGCAAGACCGTGCACGCCGCCGCCAGTTCGCTGTTCAGCATGGCCGCGAAGTGACCGCTGGCCGGTCCGGCTCACCCCCGGGCCGGCCAGGATCCGACAACAGAAATGGAGGGGATCATGCAGTCCCCGGCTGACGGCACCGAGCCGATGCGCCTTGATCGAGTGGTGGGGGTTCAGCGGAGGCTGGCGAAGGCCATCGCCGCTGGGTCCGCCATGCTCGCAGTGATCGGGTTCTCCGGCTCGTACACTGCCGTGCAGAAGCTCACTCTCCGGCTCGGCTTCTCCTGGTTCTCCTACGTGCTCCCCGTGGGGGTGGACGCCGGGATCATGGTCCTGCTCGCGCTGGACTTGCTGCTGACGTGGATGCGGATGTCCTTTCCCGCGCTGCGCCACGTCGCCTGGGTCCTCGCCGCCGCGACCATCGCCTTCAACTCCGCCTCCGGCTGGCCGGTCCAAGGCCACGCCACCTGGATGACCTACTTGACCGCCGGCATCCACGCAGTGATCCCGCTGCTCTTCGTGATCGTGGTCGAGGCCGCCCGTCACGCAGTCGGCCGCTACGCCCTGCTGGTGTCCGGCCGGGGCATGGACTCCGTGCGCCGGATGCGCTGGCTGCTCGCCCCAGTGCCGACCTTCCGTCTGTGGCGCCGGATGAAGCTGTGGGAACTCCGCTCGTACGACGAGGTGGTGCACCTGGAGCAAAACCGCATGGTCTACCGGGCCCAGCTGCGTTTCCGGTACGGCCGGGGGTGGCGTCGCTCAGCACCGGTCCAGGCGTTGATGCCGCTGAAGCTCGCCAAGTTCGGCGTCCCGTTGGACCTGAGGATCTTGGACACGCTGGACGGCCCGCTCTTTCCCGGGCTCCTGAATGACGACTCGGAACGCGTGAACGAGCCCCTCGTGAACGCCGAGCCGGAGACCGTGGCCGAGAAGGTTGCGGTGCTTCCCCCCGCCGCCGTGGCCGAGCCCGTGAACCTCGTGAAGGACAGCGTGCACGAGCCCGTGAACGTAGATCCCCCCACCGTGAACGAGCCCGTGCGCGAAGGCTCGATCGACCTGTTCAACCTGGCAGAGACGGACGACTTCAAGCACTACGCCAGCACCACCCTGGCGGTCGTGAACAGTTCCGTGAACGCCCCGGTGGCAACCCCGCCGGAGCCCGTGCAGGAGAATGCGTTTCCGCTGGGGCTGACGTTCATGCCCCTACCGCCACGCCCGGAGCCTGAGACCCCGGAGGAGGCCGAGGCAACCGTTCACGCCTACCCGCGAACGCCGCCGCGATCCACCGTGAAGGGCGTCACGAACCGCAGCAAACGGCCCGAGGCGAAGCCCGTGAAGAAGGCCCGCGCGGAAAGCGCTCAGCAGTCCTCCGACCCGGAGGAAGCCAAGCGTGAACGCGAGAAGGCGGCAGCCGACTTCCGCGCCGTGAAGCTGATCGAGCCGGAGCTGACGCAAGGGGAGTACGCGCGGCGCATCGGCCGGTCCCCTGGCTGGATGAGCAAGGCCGTGAACGAGCGGCCCGCCGCACTGATCAACGCCTGATCGGCAACCCCGGTCGTGCTGGTCGAAGGTCACCCGCTTCCATCCGGGGATGCGATCACGACCAGTGCGGCCGATGCCGCCGGCATGAAGGCGGGGCCGCCCGCCTGTTTTACGACGCGGGCCCCACCACTCCGAGGGACAGAACGTGGCCCTTCCCGACCGCCATGACCCCGACCAGGACAAGCTCGACATTCTTCTTCAGCGCCCGCCATGACAGTTGCCGTGATCTCCTGACGTTTCATCAAGAACCATGCGATGCTCACCCTTTCGACACTCCGCCAAGGGAGCCACCGTGGAAGATCGGTTCGATCCTGTGAAGGCGAAAGCCGCCGCGACCCTCGCGGTCGTCGGAATCGGTAACGGGACTCTGATCGCCATCGATCAGACCGCTGGATCAGTGGCCCTTGTCGGGGCCGTCGCCGGGTACTGAGTGCTCGGCCAGCTGATTCAGAAGCCGCACGGCAAGCCCGACCCGTTCGACGGCCCCGCCCAGCTGACCACCGGGCACTGCTCGAAGTCGGCGACCTCTCCCACCGGCTGCCCGAGTACCGCGAGGCCGCCGGATACCTCGAACTGGCAGAGGAAGCCATCCGCCGGGCAACCACCCCGCTGCCCCGCACCACTGAGTGACCAGCCCGTCAGCATGGCCGCCAAGCGGACCCTGGCGACCGTGCCGGCCGACTGGCCGACACCACCCGGGAGGGGAAACCTTGCTCACCTCGTACGGCTATGACGACGGTCAGGAACTCCGCCAGCACGACGCCGAGCAGTACCTCAACTGCCCGCCCGACCTGGAGTTGTCGAAGCTCACGGTCGAACGCGCCTTGCAGCTGTCGGCGATCACCGCCGCCCAACCCACCGTCCTCGCCGCAAACCAGCGCCTGCTGGCGCTCTTCGCCGCGCTGCCCACCCCCAACGACGAAGACGACCCGCACTTCTGGTTCGAGGTCCAGACCGCCAGTGGCAGCCTCTACCTGATGGCCGCCAACGTCGAAGGTTGGGTCCAGCTGACCTTCGCGCACCCCACCGAAACCGCGCTGGCCCGCTGCATGCTCGATGCCTTCCAGACGCTTGACGCCGAGCACCGCGCGGCAGTTGGGGCAGTCGTCGGAAAGCGTCTGGGGCACGAGCAGCGCGCCGCATACGCCGGGGAGCTGTGGATCAGTGCCGTCGAGCAGGCCGCCTTCGCGACCCTGATCGCCGACAAGGCCCCCAACGACGCAGAGGCCGTCGAAAAGTTCCGCGACGACTGGCTGACCGACTGACCCAACTTCGGCACTATCCCGAAGGCCCGTTCCCCACAGGGCGGGACCTTCGCCGTTCCCGAAGGAGACCTGCGTCCCGTCTCGAACCCCGCGATCCCCGTGTGGGCTCGCTGGTCCAACGGTCGCTGACGGAATCCAGCGCCGCCGCCAGAACGCAGATCCAGAACTTCGCGACCAACGGTGGCACCCACGACGGCGGCACGGCGGGCCGCATCAAGGCCGCTCACGTGTTCGTCGCCGAGGCGTGGAGCAACAAGCGCAGCACCAACCGCATCCCCATGCCGAACATCTTCGAGTAGGCCCCGAGAAAGCCCCCGACTGCCGATCACCACGGCGGCCGGGGGCTCCGTCGTTTCCGGACCACCTTCAAGTTGCTACGGTCGGCGCATGACTGACTACGAGACTGCGTTCCGGTCGTTGGACGGCACAGCGCTGTTCGGCACGGTCACCCCTTCTCCAACTCCTCCCGCCGCGCTGGCCGTCCTCGCCCACGGCGCGGGCGTCACCCGTGAAGAGGGCGGCTTCTTCACGCGCCTGACGGCCGGTCTGGCGTCCACCGGCATCACCTGCTTGCGGTTTGACCTGCGGGCGCACGGCGCCAGTGCGGGCCGCTTTTCGGACGTCACGATCGCCGGGGTCGCCAACGACATCCGTGCAGCGTCCGACCACCTTCTCCAAGTCGCCGGACGCCCGGGGCCGGTGCACGTCATCTCGGCGTCGTTCTCCGGCGGCGCGTCCGCTCTGCACGCCGGAAGCCGACCCGGCGACGTGGCCAAGCTGGTACTGCTCAACCCGCGCATGGACTACCAGAACCGCTTCATCACCGAGACCGCCGGATGGAACGAGAACTACCTGTCGCCCGAGCGCGCCACTAAGCTCGATGAGCGCGGCTTCTCGGTCCACCAGCCGTTCGAGACCGGCCGCGGGCTCCTCAACGAGGTCTTCCACCTCGACCCGGAAAAGCTATGCGCCAACGTGAAGGCCCCGGTGCTCATCGTCCACGGCACGAAGGACACCTTCGTCGATATCGAGCTGTCTCGCCGGTTCCGGCCGCTGTTCGGCGCCGGAGCGGAGCTGTACGAGCTCGAAGGCGCACAGCACGGGTTCGCTGTCCACGATGACCCCACCTACGCACACCCTCAGTCGCAGGCGTGG
This genomic window contains:
- a CDS encoding alpha/beta fold hydrolase; its protein translation is MTDYETAFRSLDGTALFGTVTPSPTPPAALAVLAHGAGVTREEGGFFTRLTAGLASTGITCLRFDLRAHGASAGRFSDVTIAGVANDIRAASDHLLQVAGRPGPVHVISASFSGGASALHAGSRPGDVAKLVLLNPRMDYQNRFITETAGWNENYLSPERATKLDERGFSVHQPFETGRGLLNEVFHLDPEKLCANVKAPVLIVHGTKDTFVDIELSRRFRPLFGAGAELYELEGAQHGFAVHDDPTYAHPQSQAWQREVIAKVSDFLAS
- a CDS encoding DUF2637 domain-containing protein; the encoded protein is MRLDRVVGVQRRLAKAIAAGSAMLAVIGFSGSYTAVQKLTLRLGFSWFSYVLPVGVDAGIMVLLALDLLLTWMRMSFPALRHVAWVLAAATIAFNSASGWPVQGHATWMTYLTAGIHAVIPLLFVIVVEAARHAVGRYALLVSGRGMDSVRRMRWLLAPVPTFRLWRRMKLWELRSYDEVVHLEQNRMVYRAQLRFRYGRGWRRSAPVQALMPLKLAKFGVPLDLRILDTLDGPLFPGLLNDDSERVNEPLVNAEPETVAEKVAVLPPAAVAEPVNLVKDSVHEPVNVDPPTVNEPVREGSIDLFNLAETDDFKHYASTTLAVVNSSVNAPVATPPEPVQENAFPLGLTFMPLPPRPEPETPEEAEATVHAYPRTPPRSTVKGVTNRSKRPEAKPVKKARAESAQQSSDPEEAKREREKAAADFRAVKLIEPELTQGEYARRIGRSPGWMSKAVNERPAALINA
- a CDS encoding type II toxin-antitoxin system prevent-host-death family antitoxin codes for the protein MAWKSKEVQGFSRKEADPYDSAMETFKMAAVPRALGPVLDLVQLEKVPVTVTRRNRPAIVFVPMDWYARAVAEVNGPAPEDGPPTVDELRAQYAELMRRVQFDGAHVRIRRHGGPAGVAVPVDWYEQAKTVLEPAGASPPAESENS
- a CDS encoding YceI family protein; translated protein: MTTTAPTPGRYDIDVLRSQISFTTKHLFGLGTVRGSFRLRGGTVSLAEPLTASRVDAVADAASCDTGNKNRDRQVLSKTLLDTAGYPDIVFTSTGAAQDETGGWTLQGLLTARGVRAPVTFTVAKAEVDGEEIAVEATATVDRYAHGVTKLKGLAARRLQLTATVRARRTDDGPA